A single Paraburkholderia sp. D15 DNA region contains:
- a CDS encoding MBL fold metallo-hydrolase — translation MAKAFASQADLEVKKVTWTQLSENAYAYTAEGDPNSGVIIGDDGVLIVDTTATPAMAQDLIAKIRSVTDKPIKYVVLSHYHAVRVLGASAYFAEGAQQVIASRGTYEMIVERGEADMKSEIERFPRLFAGVETVPGLTWPTLVFEKEMTLFLGKLEVRIAHLGAGHTKGDTVVWLPSQKVLFSGDLVEYDAACYCGDAQLEQWPATLEALRALQADKLVPGRGPALTTPDDVNKGLDYTKDFVTTLLQQGREAVAQKLDLKDAMALTRKAMDPKFGHVFIYEHCLPFDVSRAFDEASGIAHPRIWTAQRDKEMWAALQA, via the coding sequence ATGGCAAAGGCATTCGCATCCCAGGCCGATCTGGAAGTCAAGAAAGTCACGTGGACCCAGCTGTCCGAGAACGCCTACGCGTACACCGCCGAGGGCGATCCGAACTCGGGCGTGATCATCGGCGATGACGGCGTGCTGATCGTCGACACCACCGCCACCCCGGCCATGGCGCAAGACCTCATCGCGAAGATCCGCAGCGTCACCGACAAGCCGATCAAGTACGTCGTGCTGTCGCATTACCACGCGGTGCGCGTGCTCGGCGCATCGGCGTATTTCGCGGAAGGCGCGCAGCAGGTGATCGCGAGCCGCGGCACGTACGAGATGATCGTCGAGCGCGGCGAGGCGGACATGAAGTCGGAAATCGAACGCTTCCCGCGTCTGTTCGCGGGCGTCGAGACGGTGCCCGGCCTGACCTGGCCGACGCTGGTGTTCGAGAAGGAAATGACGCTGTTCCTCGGCAAGCTCGAAGTGCGCATCGCGCATCTCGGCGCCGGTCATACGAAGGGCGACACGGTGGTGTGGCTGCCGTCGCAGAAGGTGCTGTTCTCCGGCGACCTCGTCGAATACGACGCGGCCTGCTATTGCGGCGATGCGCAGCTCGAACAATGGCCGGCCACGCTCGAAGCGTTGCGCGCGTTGCAGGCCGACAAGCTGGTGCCGGGCCGCGGCCCCGCGCTGACCACGCCGGACGACGTGAACAAGGGTCTCGACTACACGAAGGATTTCGTCACCACGCTGCTGCAGCAAGGCCGCGAAGCCGTGGCGCAAAAGCTCGACCTGAAGGACGCGATGGCGCTCACGCGCAAGGCGATGGATCCGAAGTTCGGCCACGTGTTCATCTACGAGCACTGCCTGCCGTTCGACGTGTCGCGTGCGTTCGACGAAGCGAGCGGCATCGCGCATCCGCGCATCTGGACCGCGCAACGCGACAAGGAAATGTGGGCCGCGCTGCAGGCCTGA
- a CDS encoding FAD-dependent oxidoreductase, with protein MSINYQTLSFDYQPCREQQAREGVEPAVYPVIVVGAGPVGLASAIDIAQQGVPVVLVDDDCSLSTGSRAICFSKRSLDIFDRLGCGQRMVEKGVSWNVGKVFLKDELVYTFNLQPEPGHNRPAFINLQQYYVEGFLLERARELPNLEIRWKSKVVGVQQHGTPGTHDAGVTLTIDTPDGAYPLRGRYVVAADGSRSPMRNLMGLDSKGVTFKDRFLIADVKMEADFPTERWFWFDPPFHPNQSVLLHRQPDNVWRIDFQLGWDADPVLEKTPERVIPRVRALLGAETKFELEWVSVYTFSCLRMDRFRHGNVLFTGDSAHGVSPFGARGANSGVQDAENLAWKLALVLEGKASDALLDTYASEREFAADENIRNSTRSTDFITPKSPVSRVFRDAVLKVARKHPFARQLANSGRLSVPAVLRDSPLNTADCDSFEGQMVPGASCVDAPVGIAATEAASPGWLLQQLGQQFTGVLFCGEQGVDPATRASLNALGKGSIPLKLVVVASKETQGDALASSFASDAASASVAVLHDIEGLAGTRYDARANTFYLIRPDQHVCARWRQLDTHAVEQALKRALCVEGTA; from the coding sequence ATGAGTATCAACTACCAGACGCTGTCGTTCGACTACCAGCCGTGTCGCGAGCAGCAAGCGCGGGAAGGTGTCGAGCCGGCGGTCTATCCGGTGATCGTGGTGGGCGCGGGGCCGGTGGGCCTCGCCAGCGCGATCGACATCGCGCAGCAGGGCGTGCCGGTCGTGCTGGTCGACGACGATTGTTCGTTGTCCACCGGTTCGCGCGCCATCTGCTTTTCGAAGCGCTCGCTCGATATTTTCGACCGCCTCGGCTGCGGTCAGCGGATGGTGGAGAAGGGCGTCAGCTGGAACGTCGGCAAGGTGTTCCTGAAGGACGAGCTGGTCTACACCTTCAATCTGCAACCCGAACCTGGACATAACCGGCCCGCGTTCATCAACCTGCAGCAGTACTACGTCGAAGGTTTCCTGCTGGAGCGTGCGCGGGAACTGCCGAATCTCGAGATCCGCTGGAAGAGCAAGGTGGTCGGCGTGCAACAGCACGGCACGCCAGGCACGCACGACGCCGGCGTGACGCTGACGATCGATACGCCCGACGGCGCGTACCCGCTGCGCGGTCGCTACGTGGTGGCCGCCGACGGTTCGCGCAGCCCCATGCGTAACCTGATGGGACTCGACAGCAAGGGCGTCACGTTCAAGGATCGTTTCCTGATCGCCGACGTCAAGATGGAAGCGGACTTTCCGACCGAGCGCTGGTTCTGGTTCGATCCGCCGTTCCATCCGAATCAGTCGGTGCTGCTGCACCGGCAACCGGACAACGTGTGGCGGATCGACTTCCAGTTGGGCTGGGACGCGGACCCGGTGCTGGAAAAAACGCCGGAACGCGTGATTCCACGTGTGCGCGCCTTGCTCGGCGCGGAGACGAAATTCGAACTGGAATGGGTCAGCGTCTACACGTTTTCGTGTTTGCGCATGGACCGGTTCCGGCACGGCAACGTGTTGTTCACGGGCGACTCCGCGCACGGCGTGTCGCCCTTCGGCGCGCGCGGCGCGAACAGCGGCGTGCAGGACGCGGAAAATCTCGCGTGGAAACTGGCGCTGGTGCTCGAAGGCAAAGCGTCCGATGCGCTGCTCGACACCTATGCAAGCGAACGCGAATTCGCCGCCGACGAAAACATCCGCAACTCCACCCGTTCCACCGATTTCATCACGCCGAAAAGTCCCGTGAGCCGCGTGTTCCGCGACGCGGTGCTGAAGGTTGCTCGCAAGCATCCGTTCGCGCGGCAGTTGGCGAACAGCGGGCGTTTATCGGTACCGGCGGTGTTGCGCGATTCGCCGCTGAATACCGCGGACTGCGATAGCTTCGAAGGACAGATGGTGCCGGGAGCGTCGTGCGTGGATGCGCCGGTTGGCATTGCCGCGACGGAAGCTGCATCGCCGGGTTGGCTGTTGCAACAACTTGGCCAGCAATTCACCGGCGTGTTGTTCTGCGGCGAGCAGGGCGTCGATCCGGCGACACGCGCTTCGTTGAATGCGCTCGGCAAGGGATCGATTCCGCTGAAGCTCGTGGTGGTCGCGAGTAAGGAAACGCAAGGCGATGCGCTCGCGTCGTCGTTTGCTTCCGATGCAGCCTCGGCAAGCGTTGCGGTTCTCCACGACATCGAAGGACTCGCCGGCACGCGGTACGACGCGAGAGCCAATACGTTCTATCTGATCCGGCCGGATCAGCACGTGTGTGCGCGTTGGCGGCAACTCGACACGCACGCGGTGGAGCAGGCATTGAAACGCGCGCTGTGTGTCGAAGGAACAGCCTGA
- a CDS encoding DUF2783 domain-containing protein, whose amino-acid sequence MALNTQPNLARPDDFYEALIDMHRDLDDAQSQSANAQLILLLANHIGDHATLLEAMRYAREGVIDVTEAAARTHSLAA is encoded by the coding sequence ATGGCACTGAACACGCAACCGAATCTCGCGCGTCCCGACGATTTCTACGAGGCGCTGATCGACATGCATCGCGATCTGGACGATGCGCAGAGCCAGTCGGCGAACGCGCAACTGATCCTGCTGCTCGCGAACCATATCGGCGATCACGCGACGCTGCTCGAAGCGATGCGCTATGCGCGCGAGGGCGTGATCGATGTGACGGAAGCCGCGGCACGCACGCATTCGCTGGCAGCCTGA
- a CDS encoding MFS transporter, protein MSQSFAPALDASASAIAHDDLLYRKVSLRIIPFLFLCYVVSFLDRINIGFAQLQMKHDLGFSDAMYGLGAAVFYVGYVLCEVPSNMLLARFGARRTFTRIMLLWGIASVGMMLVSKPTHFYLLRFMLGVFEAGFFPGIVLYLTYWYPARRRAAVLSIFFAGVAVAGVLGGLVSGWIMRDMSGVLGLFGWQWMFVIEGAPAIVLGLLAAFYLVDGPQNATWLSAGEKAQLIAQRDDDRRPTDAHSSRSFLQALRNPRVYLFAFIYFSLTCASLTLNFWMPLMIRDFGMHDVLAISLYTVIPNAIGAVGLILIARHSDRRGERRRHFAVCTIGGGVALSLLTLHLSSFPAMLAILSLASVLIFAALPIFWTVPSGYLSGSAAAAGIALISSIGITSGIVSPYVIGLIKTHTGSMDNALYLLSALLFISGVALLRGVPKEMKRI, encoded by the coding sequence ATGAGTCAATCCTTCGCCCCCGCGCTCGACGCGAGCGCGTCCGCTATCGCACACGACGATCTGCTCTACCGCAAGGTCTCGCTGCGGATCATTCCGTTTCTGTTTCTCTGCTACGTCGTGTCGTTTCTCGACCGCATCAACATCGGCTTCGCACAGTTGCAGATGAAGCACGACCTCGGTTTCAGCGATGCGATGTACGGGCTCGGCGCAGCGGTGTTCTATGTCGGCTATGTGCTCTGCGAAGTGCCGAGCAACATGCTGCTGGCGCGCTTCGGCGCGCGCCGCACGTTCACGCGGATCATGTTGCTGTGGGGTATCGCTTCGGTCGGCATGATGCTGGTGTCGAAACCCACGCACTTCTATCTGTTGCGCTTCATGCTCGGCGTGTTCGAGGCGGGTTTCTTTCCCGGCATCGTGCTGTATCTGACCTACTGGTATCCGGCGCGGCGGCGCGCGGCCGTCCTGTCGATCTTTTTCGCGGGCGTCGCGGTGGCCGGCGTGTTGGGCGGCCTCGTGTCCGGCTGGATCATGCGCGACATGAGCGGTGTGCTGGGCCTCTTCGGCTGGCAATGGATGTTCGTGATCGAAGGCGCGCCGGCCATCGTGCTCGGCCTGCTCGCCGCGTTCTATCTGGTGGACGGCCCGCAGAACGCGACGTGGCTCAGCGCCGGCGAAAAAGCGCAACTGATCGCGCAACGCGACGACGACCGCCGCCCAACGGATGCACATTCGTCGCGCTCGTTTCTGCAGGCGCTGCGCAATCCGCGCGTCTATCTGTTCGCGTTCATCTACTTCTCGCTGACCTGCGCGTCGTTGACGCTGAACTTCTGGATGCCGTTGATGATCCGCGATTTCGGCATGCACGACGTGCTGGCCATCAGTTTGTACACTGTGATTCCGAATGCGATCGGCGCGGTGGGGTTGATTCTGATTGCGCGTCATTCGGATCGGCGCGGCGAACGTCGTCGTCATTTCGCTGTATGCACGATCGGCGGCGGCGTGGCGCTGTCGTTGCTGACGCTGCATTTGAGCAGCTTTCCCGCGATGCTCGCGATTCTCTCGCTTGCCTCGGTGCTGATCTTCGCGGCGCTGCCGATCTTCTGGACGGTGCCGTCAGGTTATCTGTCGGGTTCGGCGGCGGCGGCGGGAATTGCGTTGATCAGCAGCATCGGCATTACGAGCGGGATTGTCAGTCCTTACGTGATCGGTCTGATCAAGACGCATACCGGCAGCATGGATAACGCGCTGTATCTGTTGAGCGCGCTGTTGTTCATCAGCGGTGTGGCGCTGCTGCGTGGCGTGCCGAAGGAAATGAAACGTATCTGA
- a CDS encoding 4'-phosphopantetheinyl transferase superfamily protein, which produces MPFIEPVPLPHGGPSDITLWRIDFPFDASLDDSPAFACLSDDERVRAGRFLRHEDAVRFGGTRAALRELLARHLEVTAQAVRFAKDANGRPQLAQSAAFDFNVSHTGAHGLIAISPLRRVGVDIEQHRVGFDWRSIAPLTLDPAEVTWLERRDAVEQSSAFYDAWVAKEALVKTTGAGIARGLQHLAVLPREDAQVVLRNGIPDDMRDIAAQWIAAPQGYSACVAWSMTPFSHRR; this is translated from the coding sequence ATGCCATTCATCGAACCTGTTCCCTTGCCGCACGGCGGCCCGTCCGATATCACGCTGTGGCGTATCGACTTCCCGTTCGACGCATCGCTCGACGACTCGCCCGCGTTCGCCTGCCTCAGCGACGATGAACGCGTGCGCGCCGGCAGATTTCTTCGTCATGAGGATGCGGTTCGTTTTGGCGGTACGCGTGCCGCGTTGCGTGAGTTGCTGGCTCGGCATCTCGAGGTGACCGCGCAGGCGGTGCGCTTCGCAAAAGATGCCAACGGTCGCCCGCAACTCGCGCAATCCGCTGCGTTCGATTTCAACGTCTCGCACACCGGCGCGCACGGCTTGATCGCGATATCGCCGTTACGGCGCGTGGGCGTGGATATCGAGCAGCATCGCGTGGGATTCGACTGGCGGTCGATCGCGCCGCTGACGCTCGATCCCGCCGAGGTGACGTGGCTGGAGCGTCGCGATGCCGTGGAGCAAAGCAGTGCGTTCTACGATGCATGGGTCGCCAAGGAAGCGCTCGTCAAGACGACGGGCGCGGGCATTGCGCGTGGTCTGCAGCATCTGGCGGTGCTGCCTCGCGAAGATGCGCAGGTGGTGTTGCGCAACGGCATACCGGACGACATGCGCGATATCGCCGCGCAGTGGATTGCGGCGCCGCAGGGGTATTCGGCGTGCGTGGCGTGGTCGATGACACCCTTCTCGCACAGACGCTAA
- a CDS encoding nitroreductase: protein MNTLDISRLDIDTPPATKGATTSAASPGSPASAALDVLLSRHSQWPLTEPGPADAELDLIFDAALRAPDHGNLRPWRFVTIRGEARGALGDLLVDLACARTPGEPRSAHAHRRQKAFAAPLVIALGAAVSAHPKAPEIEQLLAAGAATMNLLNAIHALGYGGFWATGPDSYEPRMRDALGFAANERLLGFLFVGTAKTPAQPPVRPARSAHVREWLPPQPPRN from the coding sequence ATGAACACGCTCGACATCAGCCGCCTCGACATCGACACGCCGCCTGCCACAAAAGGGGCGACCACTTCGGCCGCCTCGCCCGGGTCGCCTGCGTCGGCGGCGCTCGACGTGCTGCTGTCACGCCACTCGCAATGGCCGCTCACCGAGCCCGGTCCCGCCGACGCCGAACTCGACCTGATCTTCGACGCCGCGTTGCGCGCGCCCGATCACGGCAATCTGCGTCCATGGCGTTTCGTCACGATTCGCGGCGAAGCACGCGGCGCGCTCGGCGATCTGCTGGTCGATCTCGCCTGCGCGCGAACGCCTGGCGAGCCGCGTTCGGCGCATGCGCATCGGCGGCAAAAGGCATTTGCCGCGCCGCTCGTGATCGCGCTCGGCGCGGCCGTGTCCGCGCATCCGAAAGCGCCGGAGATCGAGCAACTGCTCGCCGCCGGCGCCGCCACGATGAATCTGCTCAACGCGATCCACGCGCTGGGCTACGGCGGTTTCTGGGCCACCGGGCCCGACAGCTACGAACCACGCATGCGCGACGCGCTGGGTTTCGCCGCGAACGAACGGCTGCTCGGCTTTCTGTTCGTCGGCACCGCGAAGACGCCGGCTCAACCGCCGGTCCGTCCCGCGCGTAGTGCGCACGTGCGCGAATGGTTGCCCCCGCAACCGCCGCGCAATTGA
- a CDS encoding YbfB/YjiJ family MFS transporter translates to MACSLPAHFRLAHDDKITRRRGAVHGHRCGAPFPTLLLAAALSLGSAIALGLARFAYALLLPSMKLDLGWSFAQAGAMNTANALGYLLGALAFPRLARRWQAGTLFNAGCVATALLMAVSGVLADTHALLALRVITGVTSAAIFISGGVLAARLASARPRDAGLVLGLYYGGTGWGIVASSVLVPLTIVNAMHGWQFAWFALAAACAAFAAVAIGAARKIERVHPAVHAAAQASGHADVPRWPRFSLALAGYGLFGVGYIGYMTFIVALLRNAGMSASVVTGFYLLLGVATVVSARVWSGLLDRMRGGQALAVLNALLAVATLLPALFTQPWVAFVSGVLFGATFLSAVASTTAFVRHNLPASHWARGISAFTIVFAFGQIVGPMVIGWVSDGAGLARGLVYSALLLAAGAVLAACQKALTKA, encoded by the coding sequence ATGGCTTGCAGCCTTCCTGCCCACTTCCGCCTCGCCCATGACGACAAAATCACTCGACGCCGCGGGGCCGTCCACGGCCACCGATGCGGCGCACCGTTCCCGACGCTCCTGCTCGCTGCCGCGCTTTCGCTCGGCAGCGCGATCGCGCTAGGCCTCGCGCGCTTCGCCTACGCGCTGCTGTTGCCGTCGATGAAACTCGACCTCGGCTGGAGCTTCGCGCAAGCCGGCGCGATGAACACGGCCAACGCGCTCGGGTACCTGCTCGGCGCGCTGGCTTTCCCGCGCCTCGCGCGCCGCTGGCAGGCGGGTACGTTGTTCAACGCAGGCTGCGTCGCCACCGCGCTGTTGATGGCGGTGAGCGGCGTGCTTGCCGACACGCATGCGTTGCTCGCGCTGCGCGTGATAACCGGCGTGACGAGCGCCGCGATCTTCATCAGCGGCGGCGTGCTGGCGGCGCGCCTTGCCTCGGCGAGACCGCGCGATGCGGGCCTCGTGCTCGGCCTTTACTACGGCGGTACGGGCTGGGGCATCGTGGCGTCGTCGGTGCTGGTGCCGCTGACCATCGTCAACGCGATGCATGGCTGGCAGTTCGCTTGGTTCGCGCTGGCCGCCGCCTGCGCGGCGTTTGCCGCGGTGGCGATCGGCGCGGCCCGCAAGATCGAGCGCGTGCATCCGGCGGTGCACGCGGCCGCGCAAGCGTCCGGCCACGCCGACGTACCGCGCTGGCCGCGTTTCAGCCTGGCGCTCGCGGGCTACGGTTTGTTCGGCGTCGGGTACATCGGGTATATGACCTTCATCGTCGCGCTGCTGCGCAATGCGGGGATGAGCGCGTCCGTCGTCACCGGCTTTTATCTGCTGCTCGGCGTGGCGACGGTGGTGTCGGCGCGGGTCTGGTCGGGGTTGCTCGACCGGATGCGCGGCGGTCAGGCGTTGGCCGTGCTCAACGCGCTGCTCGCGGTCGCGACCTTGCTGCCTGCGTTGTTCACGCAGCCTTGGGTGGCGTTCGTGTCGGGCGTGCTGTTCGGCGCGACGTTTCTGTCGGCGGTCGCGTCGACGACCGCATTCGTGCGCCACAATCTGCCCGCGAGTCACTGGGCCAGGGGCATCAGCGCGTTCACGATCGTGTTCGCGTTCGGGCAGATCGTGGGACCGATGGTGATCGGCTGGGTGTCGGACGGTGCGGGTCTCGCGCGTGGGCTGGTGTACTCGGCGCTGCTGCTCGCGGCGGGCGCGGTGCTCGCCGCGTGTCAGAAGGCGCTGACGAAAGCGTGA
- a CDS encoding cyclic peptide export ABC transporter produces MRSNAPTPPRTMAMLIGQVRGRLALATGASILSGLAGVALVALLNTALNVQAAELPGLGWRFLAVCSAALVLRLVAVSVFVNLTQTTLASLRRHLSTHIRSAPYRQIETIGASRLQSLASDDAALVATLFASLPIIVMNGAIVAGSLVYLGMLSWRTLLFVAAALGLGSLAFHLAHGRAMVYLRKAGALQDASLGYFGSLIAGAKELKLNRKRGDEFLDNVLSPALESVRATRVRGMLIYTGASNFGLFLLYVIIGVTTFFFTRYAGLDAHTSSGFVVVFLYLMVPLDSLLNNLPQVQLARVALERIETAVQQMRNAETPAPGNNVAPAFARIDVKGLQHSYYHERADEIFQLGPIDLSFTPGEIVFLVGGNGSGKTTLAKLLTGLYIAEKGELRIDGHLVDDSSRDAYRQHFSAIFSDFHLFDSLVGLPREGLDRLGNELLKRLHLDHKVRVNDGAFSTRDLSQGQRKRLALVVAYLEDRPFYIFDEWAADQDPAFKDVFYQVLLPDLRARGKTVLAISHDDRYFHLADRRIKLEDGQIVEHVRIGEQVSA; encoded by the coding sequence ATGAGATCCAACGCACCTACCCCCCCGCGTACGATGGCCATGCTGATCGGCCAGGTACGCGGCCGGCTCGCGCTTGCCACCGGCGCCAGCATTCTGAGCGGCCTCGCGGGCGTCGCGCTCGTCGCGCTGTTGAACACGGCGCTCAACGTACAGGCCGCCGAACTGCCCGGCCTCGGCTGGCGCTTTCTCGCCGTGTGCAGCGCGGCGCTGGTGCTGCGGCTCGTCGCGGTATCGGTGTTCGTCAATCTGACGCAGACGACACTCGCGAGCCTGCGCCGCCATCTGTCGACGCACATCCGCAGCGCGCCGTACCGGCAGATCGAAACGATCGGCGCGTCGCGCCTGCAGTCGCTCGCCAGCGACGACGCCGCGCTCGTCGCGACCCTGTTCGCGAGCCTGCCGATCATCGTGATGAACGGCGCGATCGTGGCGGGCAGTCTCGTGTATCTCGGCATGCTGTCGTGGCGCACGCTGCTGTTCGTCGCGGCCGCGCTCGGACTCGGCTCGCTCGCGTTCCACCTCGCGCATGGTCGCGCGATGGTTTATCTGCGCAAGGCGGGGGCGTTGCAGGACGCGTCGCTCGGGTATTTCGGCTCGCTGATCGCAGGGGCGAAGGAGCTGAAGCTCAACCGCAAGCGCGGCGACGAGTTTCTCGACAACGTGCTGAGTCCCGCACTCGAATCGGTGCGCGCCACGCGCGTGCGCGGCATGCTGATCTATACGGGCGCGAGCAACTTCGGGTTGTTCCTGCTGTACGTGATCATCGGCGTGACGACGTTCTTTTTCACGCGCTATGCGGGGCTCGACGCGCATACGAGTTCCGGCTTCGTGGTGGTGTTTCTGTATCTGATGGTGCCGCTCGACAGCCTGTTGAACAACCTGCCGCAGGTGCAGCTCGCGCGCGTCGCGCTGGAGCGGATCGAAACCGCCGTGCAGCAGATGCGCAATGCCGAGACGCCCGCGCCCGGCAACAACGTCGCGCCCGCGTTTGCGCGTATCGACGTGAAGGGCTTGCAGCACAGCTACTATCACGAGCGCGCCGACGAGATCTTCCAGTTGGGCCCGATCGATCTGTCGTTCACGCCGGGCGAGATCGTGTTTCTGGTCGGCGGCAACGGTAGCGGCAAGACGACCCTCGCGAAGCTGCTCACCGGACTCTATATCGCCGAGAAAGGCGAGCTCCGCATCGACGGTCATCTCGTCGACGACTCGTCGCGCGATGCGTATCGCCAGCACTTCAGCGCGATCTTCTCGGACTTCCATCTGTTCGATTCGCTCGTCGGTCTGCCGCGCGAAGGGCTCGACCGCCTGGGCAACGAACTGCTCAAGCGTCTGCATCTGGATCACAAGGTGCGCGTGAACGACGGCGCGTTCTCGACGCGCGATCTGTCGCAAGGTCAGCGCAAACGGCTCGCGCTCGTGGTGGCGTATCTGGAAGACCGGCCGTTCTATATCTTCGACGAATGGGCCGCGGACCAGGACCCGGCGTTCAAGGATGTGTTCTATCAGGTGCTATTGCCCGATCTGCGCGCGCGCGGCAAGACGGTGCTGGCCATCAGCCACGATGACCGTTACTTCCATCTCGCCGACCGGCGTATCAAGCTCGAGGATGGGCAGATCGTCGAGCATGTGCGGATCGGGGAACAGGTCAGTGCTTGA
- a CDS encoding AMP-binding protein, which translates to MAIQTAYTASTHSLPGTTIPGAVAATAGSAHPHARPRPVHELIRERARQRPGALAIVDGERRLSFAELDAASDALAARLAAHGAGPEVPVGVSVKRSAELFVALLAVMKSGAAFVPLDFAYPRERLDYIAADAGIALWLVGPGITASEGFDPARVLAFDTLDLLALKSTSTSISTPASTPVPFVTDIHERQLAYLIYTSGSTGAPKGVAVEHGPLSMHCQAIVERYGVVDNDIVLHFASVNFDGAHEGWLAPLIAGAAIVVSGDRLWDAAQTVDAVQREAITVVAFPPAYLRQVAEWCAARAIRLPGVRSYTTAGEAMSRETHSVIEAALAPPRLVNGYGPTETVITPLLWTSDDADGLGDSAYLPIGTPVGERHVALDPQDDGEQRAAGNQTAPTSRPAQGGSGANSANDLQPPHETATAPANPAHREAHRGELLIGGYGLARGYHRRAALTAERFEPDPDGAPGSRRYRSGDVVEALLGGGYAYLGRTDDQIKLRGLRIEPGEIERCLLGCDGVREAAVVVRETAAGRQLVGYLASGIQAGANTGASPAAASVDNALPNIEAARARLEAHLPAHMIPASLVALRALPRLPNGKLDRAALPAPELPRAPYRAPAGEVEQTLARLWSTLLNVAPIGADDHFFELGGNSLLAASLQALVRERLQAGFAIETLFEAPRLAELARRIDGERDVANDEQARALAEIDALLSEEERN; encoded by the coding sequence ATGGCCATCCAAACCGCATACACCGCATCCACGCATTCCCTGCCGGGAACCACGATTCCCGGCGCCGTCGCCGCAACTGCCGGGTCGGCGCATCCGCATGCCCGGCCGCGTCCGGTCCACGAACTGATCCGCGAACGCGCGCGGCAGCGTCCCGGCGCCCTTGCCATCGTCGACGGCGAACGGCGGCTCAGCTTCGCCGAACTCGACGCCGCTTCCGACGCGCTCGCCGCGCGGCTGGCCGCGCACGGCGCGGGGCCGGAAGTACCGGTCGGCGTCAGCGTCAAGCGCTCGGCCGAACTGTTCGTCGCGCTGCTTGCCGTGATGAAGTCCGGCGCGGCCTTCGTGCCGCTCGATTTCGCGTATCCGCGCGAGCGCCTCGACTATATCGCCGCCGATGCGGGCATCGCGCTGTGGCTGGTCGGGCCGGGCATCACGGCGTCGGAGGGTTTCGATCCGGCACGCGTGCTGGCGTTCGATACGCTCGATCTTCTTGCGTTGAAGTCCACATCGACATCTATATCCACGCCCGCGTCGACGCCCGTGCCTTTCGTCACCGATATTCACGAGCGGCAACTGGCCTATCTGATCTATACATCGGGCTCGACCGGCGCGCCGAAGGGCGTAGCTGTCGAACACGGCCCGCTGTCGATGCACTGCCAGGCGATCGTCGAGCGTTACGGCGTCGTCGATAACGACATCGTGCTGCACTTCGCGTCGGTCAATTTCGACGGCGCGCACGAAGGCTGGCTCGCGCCGCTGATCGCGGGCGCGGCGATCGTCGTGAGCGGCGACAGGTTGTGGGACGCGGCGCAGACCGTCGACGCGGTGCAGCGCGAGGCGATCACGGTGGTTGCGTTTCCGCCGGCTTATCTGCGCCAGGTCGCGGAATGGTGTGCGGCGCGCGCGATCCGGCTGCCGGGCGTGCGTTCCTATACGACGGCCGGCGAGGCGATGTCGCGCGAGACGCATTCGGTGATCGAAGCGGCGCTCGCGCCGCCGCGTCTGGTGAACGGCTACGGTCCGACCGAAACGGTGATCACGCCGCTGCTGTGGACCAGCGACGACGCCGATGGTCTCGGCGACAGCGCGTATCTGCCGATCGGCACGCCGGTCGGCGAGCGGCACGTCGCGCTCGATCCGCAGGACGATGGCGAGCAGCGGGCAGCCGGCAATCAGACCGCCCCCACGAGCCGGCCAGCGCAAGGCGGCAGTGGCGCGAACAGTGCGAACGACCTGCAACCCCCGCACGAAACCGCAACGGCACCGGCCAATCCGGCCCACCGCGAAGCCCATCGCGGCGAACTGCTGATCGGCGGGTACGGCCTCGCGCGCGGCTATCACCGCCGCGCCGCGCTAACAGCCGAGCGTTTCGAACCGGACCCGGACGGCGCCCCAGGCTCGCGCCGCTACCGCAGCGGCGACGTCGTCGAGGCGCTGCTCGGCGGCGGCTACGCGTACCTCGGCCGCACCGATGATCAGATCAAACTGCGCGGCCTGCGCATCGAGCCGGGCGAGATCGAGCGTTGTCTGCTGGGATGCGACGGCGTGCGCGAAGCCGCCGTGGTGGTGCGCGAAACCGCGGCCGGCCGTCAACTGGTCGGTTATCTGGCCTCGGGCATCCAAGCCGGCGCAAATACCGGCGCCAGCCCGGCCGCGGCGTCCGTCGACAACGCGTTGCCGAACATCGAAGCCGCCCGCGCGCGCCTCGAAGCGCATTTGCCCGCGCACATGATCCCGGCGAGCCTCGTTGCGTTGCGCGCGTTGCCGCGCCTGCCGAACGGCAAGCTCGACCGCGCCGCATTGCCCGCGCCGGAACTTCCACGCGCGCCGTATCGCGCGCCCGCCGGCGAGGTCGAGCAGACGCTCGCCCGTCTCTGGTCGACCCTTCTGAACGTCGCGCCGATCGGCGCCGACGACCATTTCTTCGAACTCGGCGGCAATTCGCTGCTGGCCGCCAGTTTGCAGGCGCTCGTGCGCGAACGCCTGCAAGCCGGCTTCGCGATCGAAACGCTGTTCGAGGCGCCGCGGCTTGCCGAGCTGGCGCGCCGCATCGACGGTGAACGCGATGTCGCGAACGACGAGCAGGCGCGTGCGCTGGCCGAGATCGATGCCTTGTTGAGCGAAGAGGAGCGCAACTGA